A window from Variovorax sp. PBL-E5 encodes these proteins:
- the tssB gene encoding type VI secretion system contractile sheath small subunit: MSKSSQKFIARNRAPRVQIEYDVELYGAEKKVQLPFVMGVLADLSGKPADPLAPVGDRKFLEFDVDNFDSRMKAMKPRAAFAVPNTLTGEGDLKVDITFENMDDFSPAAVARKVDALNKLLEARTQLSNLVTYMDGKGGAEDLLAKVLENPELLKTLAASKKPEDGATPAA, from the coding sequence ATGTCCAAGAGCAGCCAGAAATTCATCGCCCGCAACCGCGCGCCCCGGGTCCAGATCGAGTACGACGTCGAGCTCTACGGCGCCGAGAAGAAGGTCCAGCTTCCTTTCGTGATGGGCGTGCTGGCCGATCTCTCGGGCAAGCCGGCCGATCCGCTGGCGCCGGTGGGCGACCGCAAGTTCCTCGAGTTCGACGTCGACAACTTCGACTCGCGCATGAAGGCCATGAAGCCTCGCGCCGCCTTCGCGGTGCCCAACACGCTGACCGGCGAAGGCGACCTCAAGGTCGACATCACCTTCGAGAACATGGACGACTTCTCGCCCGCCGCGGTGGCGCGCAAGGTCGACGCGCTCAACAAGCTGCTCGAAGCGCGCACGCAGCTGTCGAACCTGGTGACCTACATGGACGGCAAGGGCGGTGCCGAGGATCTTCTCGCAAAGGTGCTGGAGAACCCCGAGCTGCTCAAGACGCTGGCCGCCAGCAAGAAGCCCGAGGACGGCGCCACGCCGGCCGCCTGA
- the tssC gene encoding type VI secretion system contractile sheath large subunit, translating into MATEALEQQSALKDVAYEGSDFSSLLQKEFKPRSDEAKSAVEAAVLTLAQQALANTKVIGKDVTKSIQAMIAAIDQKLTDQVNQILHNEDFQKLESAWRGLHYMVNNTESDENLKIRVMDMSKKELGKTLKKFKGAAWDQSPLFKKIYEQEYGQFGGEPFGAIVGDYHFDQSPPDVEILGEMAKIAASAHAPFITGASPNLMQMESWQELANPRDLTKIFGTPEYAGWRSLRESDDSKYLGMCMPRFLARTPYGARTNPIEEFDFEEDTAGADHSKYAWANAAYAMATNINRSYKLYGWGSRIRGIESGGAVENLPLHTFPSDDGGVDQKCPTEIAISDRREAELSKAGLLSLIHRKNSDFAAFIGAQSLNKPAEYDDPDATANANLAARLPYLFACNRFAHYLKCIVRDKVGSFKERDEMQRWLNKWITNYVDGDPVNSSEETKARKPLAAAEVVVEEVEGNPGYYSSKFFLRPHYQLEGLTVSLRLVSKLPSAKGGK; encoded by the coding sequence ATGGCCACCGAAGCACTCGAGCAGCAGAGCGCACTGAAAGATGTCGCTTACGAGGGAAGCGATTTCTCGTCGCTCCTGCAAAAGGAATTCAAGCCCCGCAGCGACGAGGCCAAGAGCGCCGTCGAAGCCGCGGTGCTCACGCTGGCGCAGCAGGCGCTGGCCAACACCAAGGTGATCGGCAAGGACGTGACCAAGTCGATCCAGGCCATGATCGCCGCCATCGACCAGAAGCTCACCGACCAGGTCAACCAGATCCTGCACAACGAGGACTTCCAGAAGCTCGAGAGTGCCTGGCGCGGCCTGCACTACATGGTGAACAACACCGAGTCGGACGAGAACCTCAAGATCCGCGTGATGGACATGTCGAAGAAGGAACTCGGCAAGACACTGAAGAAATTCAAGGGCGCGGCCTGGGACCAGAGCCCGCTGTTCAAGAAGATCTACGAGCAGGAATACGGCCAGTTCGGCGGCGAGCCCTTCGGCGCCATCGTCGGCGACTACCACTTCGACCAGAGCCCGCCCGATGTCGAGATCCTCGGCGAGATGGCGAAGATCGCGGCCTCCGCGCATGCGCCCTTCATCACCGGCGCCAGCCCGAACCTGATGCAGATGGAATCGTGGCAGGAGCTCGCCAATCCGCGCGACCTGACCAAGATCTTCGGCACGCCCGAATACGCCGGCTGGCGCTCCTTGCGCGAATCGGACGACTCCAAGTACCTCGGCATGTGCATGCCGCGCTTCCTCGCGCGCACGCCCTACGGCGCCAGGACCAACCCGATCGAGGAATTCGACTTCGAGGAAGACACCGCCGGCGCCGACCACAGCAAGTACGCCTGGGCCAACGCCGCCTACGCGATGGCGACCAACATCAACCGCTCCTACAAGCTCTACGGCTGGGGCTCGCGCATCCGCGGCATCGAGTCCGGCGGCGCGGTCGAGAACCTGCCGCTGCACACCTTCCCGAGCGACGACGGCGGCGTCGACCAGAAGTGCCCGACCGAGATCGCGATCAGCGACCGGCGCGAGGCCGAGCTGTCGAAGGCCGGCCTGCTGTCGCTGATCCATCGCAAGAACTCCGACTTCGCCGCCTTCATCGGCGCCCAGTCGCTCAACAAGCCGGCCGAGTACGACGACCCCGATGCCACGGCCAATGCCAACCTGGCCGCGCGTCTGCCTTATCTATTTGCCTGCAACCGCTTCGCGCATTACCTCAAGTGCATCGTGCGCGACAAGGTCGGCAGCTTCAAGGAACGCGACGAGATGCAGCGCTGGCTCAACAAGTGGATCACCAACTATGTCGACGGCGACCCGGTCAACTCATCCGAAGAAACCAAGGCGCGCAAGCCGCTCGCCGCAGCCGAAGTGGTGGTGGAGGAAGTCGAGGGCAACCCCGGCTACTACAGCTCCAAGTTTTTCCTGCGGCCGCACTACCAGCTCGAAGGGCTGACGGTGTCGCTGCGGCTGGTGTCGAAGCTGCCCTCGGCCAAGGGCGGCAAGTAG
- a CDS encoding Hcp family type VI secretion system effector encodes MSSDFYAKVTKADGESKKDGHVNEIEVLSWSWGVSNATTAGVGGGAGKGKATPQDISFTHLYDKASPVLAGFCIKGTHIDELKLTARKSGDGQQDYLIVTLSGAFITSVAVGGSAGGDMVETVSCAFQKIKTEYKLQDKEGKVSAGPEFTWNLEDGKLT; translated from the coding sequence ATGAGTTCAGATTTCTACGCCAAGGTCACCAAGGCGGATGGTGAATCCAAGAAGGACGGCCACGTCAACGAGATCGAGGTCCTGTCCTGGTCATGGGGTGTCTCGAACGCCACGACCGCCGGCGTGGGCGGCGGCGCGGGCAAGGGCAAGGCCACGCCGCAGGACATCAGCTTCACGCACCTGTACGACAAGGCTTCGCCGGTGCTGGCGGGCTTCTGCATCAAGGGCACCCACATCGACGAGCTCAAGCTCACGGCGCGCAAATCGGGCGACGGCCAGCAGGACTACCTGATCGTCACGCTCTCGGGCGCCTTCATCACCAGCGTGGCGGTGGGCGGCTCGGCCGGCGGCGACATGGTCGAGACCGTGAGCTGCGCCTTCCAGAAGATCAAGACCGAATACAAGCTGCAGGACAAGGAAGGCAAGGTCAGCGCCGGTCCCGAGTTCACCTGGAACCTGGAAGACGGCAAGCTCACCTGA
- a CDS encoding peptidoglycan-binding protein, translating to MAFSFKYIGSTSHVERVLYNLDWSVGRIGGNLREDVMLAQALLRMVFYELAGKGGLLPPLGADGIEVDGWIGPSTLRHIAQFQDQAISLGQKVLRDGNFDPFRKVGQSSTISHTRYSIELLNNFCANNCDTNRMRNFDDLPVRLDVPLQLRNALKTVKKTAAQYQ from the coding sequence ATGGCATTCAGCTTCAAGTACATCGGCTCGACCAGCCATGTCGAGCGCGTGCTCTACAACCTGGACTGGTCGGTGGGGCGCATCGGCGGCAACCTGCGGGAGGACGTCATGCTGGCGCAGGCCTTGCTGCGGATGGTGTTCTACGAGCTCGCAGGCAAGGGCGGCCTGCTGCCGCCGCTCGGCGCAGACGGCATCGAGGTCGACGGATGGATCGGCCCGAGCACGCTGCGCCACATCGCGCAATTCCAGGACCAGGCGATCTCGCTGGGGCAGAAGGTGCTGCGCGACGGCAACTTCGATCCGTTCAGGAAAGTCGGGCAATCGAGCACGATCTCCCATACGAGGTACTCGATCGAGCTGCTGAACAACTTCTGCGCCAACAACTGCGACACCAACCGGATGCGCAACTTCGACGATCTGCCGGTTCGCCTGGATGTGCCGCTGCAGTTGCGCAATGCGTTGAAGACGGTGAAGAAGACGGCGGCGCAGTACCAGTGA
- a CDS encoding GFA family protein, which translates to MKVEGQCHCGAIAYEAEVQPGTITICHCTDCQTQSGSAFRANIPAPASGFRLVKGTPRTYIKTAASGAKRVLAFCEVCGSSLYACAAENPQAYSLRIGTLKQRHELSTPQRQIWTQRRLSWVAFAEECETFSGQP; encoded by the coding sequence TTGAAAGTCGAAGGCCAATGCCATTGCGGCGCGATTGCATACGAAGCAGAAGTGCAGCCCGGCACCATCACGATCTGCCATTGCACTGACTGCCAGACCCAATCGGGCTCCGCATTTCGGGCCAACATTCCCGCGCCTGCGAGCGGCTTTCGGCTGGTGAAGGGCACGCCTCGAACCTACATCAAGACTGCAGCCAGCGGAGCAAAGCGGGTTCTTGCATTCTGCGAGGTCTGCGGCAGTTCTCTTTATGCCTGCGCTGCGGAGAACCCGCAGGCGTACTCGTTGCGCATCGGCACGCTGAAGCAGCGACATGAATTGAGCACACCGCAGCGGCAAATCTGGACGCAGCGTCGTCTTTCATGGGTGGCGTTCGCGGAGGAGTGCGAAACCTTCAGCGGTCAGCCATAG
- a CDS encoding dihydrofolate reductase family protein — translation MTRLLVRSFGVSLDGFAAGPDQSLEHPLGVRGPELMDWFFPTRVWQQMHQTGEANGETGIDNEIAEQGFAEMGAWILGRNMFGPVRGPWPDERWKGWWGDEPPYHVPVFVLTHHARAPLTMQGGTTFHFVTGGIHEALALAQAAAGARDVRLGGGVATVREYLKAGLIDELHLAVRPVLLGKGEALFAGLDLPALGYSCERQVAGERATHVFLRRSAP, via the coding sequence ATGACCCGCTTGCTGGTGCGCAGTTTCGGCGTTTCGCTCGACGGCTTCGCCGCCGGCCCGGACCAGAGCCTGGAGCACCCGTTGGGCGTTCGCGGTCCCGAACTCATGGACTGGTTCTTTCCCACGCGCGTCTGGCAGCAGATGCACCAGACGGGCGAGGCCAACGGCGAGACCGGCATCGACAACGAGATCGCCGAACAAGGCTTCGCCGAGATGGGTGCCTGGATCCTCGGGCGCAACATGTTCGGGCCGGTGCGCGGTCCCTGGCCCGACGAGCGCTGGAAAGGCTGGTGGGGCGACGAGCCCCCGTACCACGTGCCGGTCTTCGTGCTGACCCACCATGCCCGCGCGCCACTGACGATGCAGGGCGGTACCACCTTCCACTTCGTCACCGGCGGCATCCACGAGGCACTGGCACTGGCGCAGGCTGCCGCGGGTGCGCGCGACGTGCGCCTGGGCGGCGGCGTGGCCACCGTGCGCGAATATCTGAAGGCCGGGCTGATCGACGAACTGCATCTGGCCGTGCGGCCGGTGCTGCTGGGGAAGGGCGAGGCGCTGTTCGCAGGCCTGGACCTGCCGGCACTGGGCTACAGCTGCGAACGGCAGGTGGCAGGCGAGCGCGCCACGCATGTGTTCCTGCGCCGCAGTGCGCCTTGA